ACTGACCGCTTTGAACTCTTCGGCGGCTACCTTCGTACAAGTTCGGTGAAAGGCCCCCAGGGAGGAAGCATTACCTCTTTTCCTGGGCAAAATTTCATCGGGTTTGGCCTTCGGGCAGGTTCGAGCTATACCGATCGATGGGCCGTGGAGTTCGGCTTCGCGTATGCTTCGACAACCCAGCTTGAGGTTACCGTCGGGCTCACGACAACACAAACCGATGCGCGTTTTTTGATCGCTGACTTGAGTATCCTTCACCATTTTAATCCCGACTCTCGATTTATCGTCGTGCTTTTCGCCGGCCCAAGCTGGGTACAATCAAGGATAGAACTTTCCGGCACGCAGCAAAAAGACGACCATCCCGCTCTCCATGGCGGCGCCGCCCTCAAGACGTTCACCCTTCCATGGGAAACAGCTTATCTTCGTTTCGACGCACGTTTTCGCTATTTTTCTCGTGCGATGGAATTCGACGATCACAGGCGCGACCTCACCGGTGTTGAAGCTACGTTTGGCCTTGGCGTCGAATTTTAGAAATCGTCTGAGAGCGAAAATTCAAACGCCGGGACGCCGGGGAGCCAAACCACCCACAGCTTCTTGTAATTGCCTGTCGCCGCGCGCAATATTCGACCCCGAAAAATTGTAATAAATAATCTACTGTAGAATTTGGCCGGCGGCCACCGAATCGGGGCGAATCTG
The DNA window shown above is from Acidobacteriota bacterium and carries:
- a CDS encoding outer membrane beta-barrel protein, encoding MNLRSGSFGATMLLALVLAVPTKAQMGGQNTDRFELFGGYLRTSSVKGPQGGSITSFPGQNFIGFGLRAGSSYTDRWAVEFGFAYASTTQLEVTVGLTTTQTDARFLIADLSILHHFNPDSRFIVVLFAGPSWVQSRIELSGTQQKDDHPALHGGAALKTFTLPWETAYLRFDARFRYFSRAMEFDDHRRDLTGVEATFGLGVEF